A genomic region of Arachis stenosperma cultivar V10309 chromosome 9, arast.V10309.gnm1.PFL2, whole genome shotgun sequence contains the following coding sequences:
- the LOC130947893 gene encoding strigolactone esterase D14, whose amino-acid sequence MIAEKGLSSALNARIIGSGRETIVLAHGYGTEQSIWDKIIAPMFDDDNNNYKVVLFDWPFSAAVEDQSLYDPNKYSSLEPFADDLITLMTEMNLQDANFVGHSMSGMIGCLASIKRPDLFKRLLLIAASPRYTNIDDYEGGFTSSDIEDLLKNIESNYENWVSAFSLGVVDPNDMGSVNKFRECLQRMRGEVALSLAKTVFCSDYRDILEKVETPCTIIQTSSDMVVPRSVAQYMEKKIKGKVTLEIIDTIGHFPQLTAHLDLVKVLNGVLGFGFNQI is encoded by the exons ATGATAGCAGAGAAGGGGCTATCAAGTGCTCTAAATGCAAGAATAATAGGATCAGGAAGAGAGACCATAGTTCTTGCACATGGTTATGGGACAGAGCAGTCAATATGGGACAAGATCATAGCACCCATGTTTGATGATGACAACAACAATTACAAGGTTGTTCTGTTTGATTGGCCTTTCTCTGCTGCTGTGGAGGATCAAAGCCTCTATGACCCAAATAAGTATTCTTCACTGGAACCCTTTGCTGATGACTTGATCACTTTGATGACTGAGATGAACCTTCAAGATGCAAACTTTGTTGGCCATTCCATGTCTGGCATGATTGGTTGCTTGGCCTCCATTAAAAGACCTGATCTCTTCAAAAGGCTTCTTCTCATTGCTGCTTCCCCAAG GTATACAAACATAGATGACTATGAAGGTGGCTTCACAAGCTCAGACATTGAAGATTTATTGAAGAACATAGAATCCAACTATGAAAATTGGGTTTCAGCATTCTCCTTAGGAGTAGTGGATCCAAATGATATGGGCTCAGTGAACAAATTCAGAGAGTGCTTGCAAAGAATGAGAGGTGAAGTTGCACTCTCACTTGCTAAAACAGTGTTTTGCAGTGACTATAGAGATATTCTTGAGAAAGTTGAGACACCATGTACCATAATTCAAACCTCTAGTGACATGGTTGTTCCACGTAGTGTAGCTCAATACATGGAGAAAAAGATTAAAGGGAAAGTTACATTGGAGATCATAGATACTATTGGACACTTTCCTCAGTTAACTGCACACCTTGACCTAGTTAAGGTGCTTAATGGGGTTCTAGGCTTTGGCTTCAATCAAATTTAG
- the LOC130948018 gene encoding nudix hydrolase 20, chloroplastic-like: MGWCLCKSRPLSTFSSLLYSSKPSLPFPSTFLPSSSIKSSFFSCSISSSSALATGTFTWEDVFRVSQSTEEEEEDNNSSYLHGYFHKVQLCNRGSGKQSEFLPFVIEGQTVGFIHAGFVENFKSFSNVFVYIKDNSNGGSVGECVSLHPMLKTAEERTSAVAYVIKCLGEEHIPGIRNELYPVVSSFGSPILFSLERAAAPYFGIKAYGIHMNGYVEIDGQKHLWVGKRSNTKQTYPGMLDHLVAGGLPHGINCKENVAKECEEEAGIPRSISIRAKPVSAVSYMDIDGYRYKRDVLFCYDLKLPENFIPKNEDGEVESFKLIPIRQVAEVIRKTQFYKPNCALVIIDFLFRHGYISPENFGYLDLLRSLRIGECS; encoded by the exons ATGGGTTGGTGCTTATGTAAGTCTCGACCCTTGTCAACGTTTTCTTCACTCTTGTACTCCTCGAAACCCTCTCTCCCCTTTCCCTCCACTTTCCTTCCTTCTTCTTCCATCAAATCCagcttcttttcttgttcaatttcttcttcttctgcgtTAGCCACTGGAACCTTCACTTGGGAAGATGTGTTTCGCGTATCTCAATctacagaagaagaagaagaagacaacaACTCTTCCTATCTCCATGGCTACTTCCACAAAGTCCAATTGTGCAATCGTGGCTCT GGGAAACAATCTGAGTTCCTTCCATTTGTCATTGAGGGTCAAACTGTTGGATTCATTCACGCTGG GTTTGTTGAGAATTTCAAGAGCTTTAGCAACGTATTCGTTTATATCAAAGATAACTCCAATGGAGGCTCCGTTGGTGAATGTGTTTCCTTGCATCCAATGCTGAAGACGGCCGAGGAAAGAACCAGTGCGGTCGCATATGTAATAAAGTGTTTGGGTGAGGAGCATATTCCTGGTATACGGAATGAG CTCTACCCTGTGGTATCATCTTTTGGCTCACCCATTCTCTTTTCATTAGAACGTGCTGCAGCTCCGTATTTTGGCATAAAG GCTTATGGAATCCATATGAATGGCTATGTTGAGATCGATGGGCAGAAGCACCTGTGGGTAGGGAAGAGAAGTAACACAAAACAAACATATCCCGGAATGCTCGATCACCTAGTTGCTGGAGGACTG CCGCATGGAATCAATTGTAAGGAGAATGTTGCGAAGGAATGCGAGGAGGAAGCAGGAATACCCAGGTCCATCTCTATCAG GGCTAAACCTGTCAGTGCTGTTTCATATATGGACATAGATGGGTATAGATACAAGAGGGATGTTCTATTCTGTTATGATCTGAAGCTTCCTGAAAATTTCATACCTAAAAATGAAG ATGGAGAGGTAGAGAGCTTCAAGTTGATACCAATTAGGCAAGTTGCAGAAGTTATAAGGAAGACACAATTTTACAAGCCGAATTGCGCTCTTGTAATCATCGATTTCCTGTTCCGACACGG GTACATCAGTCCTGAAAATTTTGGATACTTGGATCTCCTAAGAAGCTTAAGAATAGGAGAGTGCTCCTAA